The proteins below come from a single Esox lucius isolate fEsoLuc1 chromosome 7, fEsoLuc1.pri, whole genome shotgun sequence genomic window:
- the serpinf1 gene encoding pigment epithelium-derived factor, with product MMRTTLLLCLWALSLSYAQLSETEEAGGEEEAVELFTTDRTKMAAATSDFGYNLFRALAGRDPKTNVFLCPISVSAALTQLSMGASPDRSERWLYRALRYHTLQDPQLHNTLRDLLASLRAPGKGLSIAARIYLARRLRLKQDYFDLVEKQYGVRPKALMGGAKDVSEINDWVKQQTSGKVNSFLSKPLGRNAGVFPVGAAYFKGKWITRFSQSGAMEDFQLDGEAPARIPMMQQDNYPVKMGVDSDLGCTIIQIQMQDDVSMFVFLPDDVTQNMTLVEDSLTAEFVQDLSMTLHNVKAALTLPVLKFSYSTDLLPLLAELGLDEFLADTDLSKITTQTAKLGSLNHKVVMEMAPEGTQYASSSPAQAPLTYRVDRPFLFLVRDEASGALLFIGRVVNPRSLRI from the exons ATGATGCGGACAACCCTCTTGCTGTGCCTGTGGGCCCTCTCCTTATCTTATGCTCAGTTG TCGGAGACAGAGGAggcaggaggggaggaggaagcTGTTGAGCTCTTTACCACTGATAGGACCAAGATGGCTGCGGCCACCTCTGACTTTGGGTACAACTTGTTCCGGGCACTTGCGGGTCGCGACCCCAAGACCAATGTGTTCCTATGCCCCATCAGTGTCTCTGCAGCCCTCACCCAGCTATCCATGG GAGCATCTCCAGATCGTTCAGAGAGGTGGTTGTACAGGGCTTTGAGGTACCACACTCTGCAGGACCCTCAGCTTCATAACACTCTCAGAGACTTGCTGGCCTCCCTCAGAGCACCTGGAAAAGGCCTTAGTATTGCTGCACGTATCTATCTGGCCCGCA GACTGCGTCTAAAGCAGGATTACTTTGATTTGGTGGAGAAGCAGTATGGGGTGAGACCCAAAGCTCTGATGGGTGGGGCTAAAGATGTAAGCGAAATCAATGACTGGGTCAAACAGCAGACAAGTGGCAAGGTCAACAGCTTCTTGTCCAAGCCTCTGGGACGGAACGCTGGTGTGTTCCCTGTGGGTGCTGCTTACTTCAAAG ggaAGTGGATAACTCGATTCAGTCAGAGTGGAGCAATGGAGGACTTCCAGCTTGATGGAGAGGCGCCTGCCCGGATTCCCATGATGCAACAGGACAATTATCCTGTGAAGATGGGAGTTGACTCAGACCTGGGCTGCACA ATTATTCAGATCCAGATGCAAGATGACGTCAGCATGTTTGTGTTCCTTCCTGATGATGTCACTCAGAACATGACCCTGGTGGAGGATAGCCTGACAGCTGAGTTTGTTCAGGACCTCTCGATGACCCTTCACAACGTGAAGGCAGCCCTTACCCTACCTGTCTTAAAATTCAGCTACTCTACTGATCTCCTGCCACTACTCGCTGAACTGG gGCTCGACGAATTTTTGGCAGACACGGACCTGTCTAAGATCACAACTCAAACGGCAAAGCTTGGTAGCCTCAATCATAAAGTTGTCATGGAGATGGCTCCGGAGGGTACCCAGTATGCCAGCTCCAGCCCTGCCCAAGCACCTTTGACATATCGCGTGGACCGCCCCTTCTTGTTTCTGGTGAGGGATGAAGCCTCAGGGGCACTGCTCTTCATTGGCAGGGTTGTGAACCCACGTAGTTTGAGGATATGA